One Poecilia reticulata strain Guanapo linkage group LG4, Guppy_female_1.0+MT, whole genome shotgun sequence genomic window carries:
- the mmachc gene encoding cyanocobalamin reductase / alkylcobalamin dealkylase has translation MPVVTNATMAASSASVDGVIGPLGSCLTKLGFEVYPLKVGWYNSVLPPSFHLPYPDDALAVVVLSTPAMFEQAFLPFLEHSSIQKPFDPVDQCVRHCVSTAVSQSFPELKMDVRYDYELLPSKKPKFLAQTAAHVSGAAFYYQQSDVTDQPWAGRKMFGVCIHPSFGGWFAIRALLVFEDVTVGSELVRPDPPDCVASRGDRIKLLEAFNFHWQDWSYRDIVPGRQTYSERQREYFSTPPAQRLALLRSWGLLPKEEAQPDLSPHEQNQANGHG, from the exons ATGCCGGTCGTTACCAACGCAACAATGGCGGCTTCCTCTGCCAGTGTGGATGGTGTAATAGGACCACTAGGCAGCTGTTTAACTAAACTAGGGTTTGAAGTGTACCCTTTAAAG GTAGGCTGGTATAACTCAGTGTTGCCTCCTTCCTTTCACCTGCCTTACCCAGATGATGCCTTGGCCGTGGTGGTGCTCAGCACTCCTGCTATGTTTGAACAAGCCTTCCTGCCCTTCTTGGAGCACAGCAGCATTCAGAAACCATTCGACCCGGTAGACCAATGTGTCCGGCACTGTGTCTCCACTGCAGTCTCACAG AGTTTTCCAGAACTGAAGATGGACGTGAGGTACGACTACGAGCTGCTGCCAAGCAAGAAGCCAAAGTTCTTGGCGCAGACCGCTGCGCACGTGTCTGGAGCGGCATTCTACTACCAGCAGTCTGACGTCACAGACCAGCCCTGGGCCGGAAGA AAGATGTTTGGAGTTTGCATTCATCCGAGCTTCGGCGGCTGGTTTGCCATCCGGGCCCTGCTGGTGTTTGAGGATGTGACGGTGGGCTCTGAGCTGGTGCGGCCCGATCCTCCGGACTGCGTTGCTTCCAGAGGAGACAGAATCAAGCTGCTGGAGGCCTTTAACTTCCACTGGCAG GACTGGAGCTACCGAGACATCGTCCCCGGGAGACAGACCTACTCGGAGAGACAGAGGGAGTACTTCTCCACTCCCCCTGCTCAGCGCCTCGCTCTGCTCAGGAGTTGGGGTCTTTTACCAAAAGAAGAGGCCCAACCTGACCTCAGCCCACACGAGCAGAACCAGGCCAACGGACACGGCTGA